A window from Sulfurimonas sp. encodes these proteins:
- a CDS encoding FmdB family zinc ribbon protein, whose product MKYNYVCDKCKKDIEVNKPMSESSRDEFCKVCETKMRRIYSAPVIRTADGLRKG is encoded by the coding sequence ATGAAATACAATTATGTATGCGACAAATGTAAAAAAGATATTGAGGTTAATAAACCAATGAGTGAATCATCAAGAGATGAGTTCTGTAAAGTGTGTGAGACTAAAATGAGACGAATCTATTCCGCTCCAGTTATTAGAACGGCTGACGGATTAAGAAAAGGTTAA
- a CDS encoding AAA family ATPase, producing MQLSKEQEQALNLAMNDDIKSLFITGQGGTGKSEIIKELCGRLNPTNYVLLAPTQSAALKIGGKTIHSFFKIRPTININVDKEEDVISFCLDEIDLDGVDNKIVIIDEASMLGESMLKGILTRITPRRLVLFGDPIQLNPIKDNPVDWSKFCDKTITLTKNFRVQDERLDQIITHFRDTGKLLSHVDKVGDITDLKFEPNAIYMAHTNETLSDMQKQLLGYSHGKLGDTMLTFGGCDDSIKRRAAIGNKTVLTNYFNNNDLVVITSVPRMIDDKLWSCDVERLDGETIYVNEYNKVPTIIVGDYGVYKKTLQKRFKAAQNLQKKMQKKYNTDNNSLMKRKMTESEKNDLRLSWINYFNLKNSPYARHQQFRTTYKAQGQSFDKVVIDWYDLPSKDHKYVAISRSMNNLTLIID from the coding sequence ATGCAATTAAGTAAAGAACAAGAACAAGCTTTAAATCTAGCTATGAATGATGATATTAAAAGTTTATTTATAACAGGTCAAGGTGGTACAGGTAAGAGTGAAATTATAAAAGAATTATGTGGTAGATTAAATCCTACAAATTATGTTCTATTAGCTCCAACACAATCGGCAGCTCTTAAGATCGGTGGTAAAACTATTCACAGCTTTTTTAAGATCAGACCTACAATCAATATTAATGTCGATAAAGAAGAAGATGTTATAAGTTTTTGTCTTGATGAGATTGATCTGGATGGGGTTGATAATAAAATAGTTATTATAGATGAAGCTTCTATGTTAGGTGAAAGTATGTTAAAAGGTATCTTAACAAGAATAACTCCTAGACGATTAGTTTTATTTGGTGATCCGATTCAATTAAATCCGATTAAAGATAATCCTGTTGATTGGTCCAAGTTTTGTGATAAGACAATAACACTTACAAAAAACTTTAGAGTTCAAGATGAAAGGTTAGATCAAATCATTACTCACTTTAGAGATACAGGAAAATTACTATCTCATGTTGATAAGGTTGGTGACATTACAGATTTAAAGTTTGAACCTAATGCCATATATATGGCTCACACAAACGAAACTCTTAGTGATATGCAAAAGCAGCTTCTAGGTTATAGTCATGGTAAACTTGGTGATACAATGCTTACATTTGGTGGTTGTGATGATTCAATTAAAAGACGAGCTGCTATAGGTAATAAAACTGTTTTAACTAATTACTTTAATAATAATGATTTAGTAGTTATAACATCAGTACCAAGAATGATAGATGATAAACTCTGGTCATGTGATGTTGAAAGACTTGATGGTGAAACAATATATGTTAATGAATATAATAAAGTTCCTACAATCATTGTTGGTGATTATGGTGTTTATAAAAAAACTTTACAGAAAAGATTTAAAGCTGCTCAAAACTTACAAAAGAAAATGCAGAAGAAATACAATACTGATAACAACTCATTGATGAAAAGGAAAATGACTGAAAGTGAAAAGAATGATCTGAGACTTAGTTGGATCAATTACTTTAATCTTAAAAACTCACCTTATGCTAGACATCAGCAATTTAGAACCACGTACAAAGCTCAGGGTCAGTCTTTTGATAAGGTTGTTATTGATTGGTATGACTTACCAAGTAAAGATCATAAATACGTTGCTATAAGTAGATCTATGAATAATCTAACTTTAATTATAGACTAA